One window from the genome of Acinetobacter sp. LoGeW2-3 encodes:
- a CDS encoding lysophospholipid acyltransferase family protein, translating into MYFLLKLLALLPLRVLHFLGYLIAWVLIQTPSSIQRITRINIQLAYPELKPAAQEAMVRASIHSQCLSYLECIKFWGMSPEYSLSKIKNIQGAEHLENALNEKHGVIVIVPHLGSWELLNAWLCQQAQPMIMYKPNKNEQINRYILEARQKTSAVLVPANESGVRAIFKHLKQGGLTVILPDHLPKPSGGIYTDFFKQHVLSGTIVSKLAQKTGCRVVGLSCLRHHSQGSFDIHCTPVTAEISSKDLNLSVLSLNQHIEQTIAVAPLQYIWSYKRFRNCSHSLNLYKS; encoded by the coding sequence ATGTATTTTTTATTAAAGCTTTTAGCCTTACTTCCCTTACGTGTCCTACACTTTCTTGGTTATCTGATTGCTTGGGTTTTAATTCAGACACCTTCATCTATTCAACGTATTACGCGAATTAATATCCAACTGGCTTATCCTGAGTTAAAGCCTGCCGCGCAAGAAGCAATGGTTCGAGCCAGTATTCACAGCCAGTGTTTAAGTTATCTCGAATGCATCAAGTTTTGGGGCATGTCGCCTGAATATAGTTTAAGTAAGATTAAGAATATTCAAGGCGCTGAGCATTTAGAAAATGCACTCAATGAAAAGCACGGGGTAATTGTAATTGTGCCGCATTTAGGCAGTTGGGAATTACTTAATGCCTGGCTATGTCAGCAAGCACAGCCCATGATTATGTACAAGCCCAATAAAAATGAACAGATTAACCGCTATATTCTGGAAGCCCGCCAAAAAACCAGTGCTGTGCTCGTACCAGCAAATGAAAGTGGTGTGAGAGCTATTTTTAAGCATCTTAAACAAGGCGGCTTGACTGTCATTTTACCCGATCATCTACCGAAACCTTCTGGTGGGATCTATACTGACTTTTTTAAGCAACATGTTCTATCCGGAACTATTGTGTCTAAGCTCGCCCAAAAAACCGGATGCCGTGTAGTCGGACTCAGTTGTTTACGTCATCATTCGCAGGGTTCATTTGATATTCACTGCACACCTGTTACAGCCGAAATCAGTTCCAAAGATTTAAATCTTAGTGTGCTTTCTTTAAACCAGCATATCGAACAGACTATTGCGGTTGCACCGCTACAATACATCTGGTCTTATAAGCGTTTCCGTAACTGCTCTCATAGCCTGAATCTCTATAAATCCTAA
- the istB gene encoding IS21-like element ISAba8 family helper ATPase IstB produces the protein MNLQYERIEQLCQKLNLPAIASQWSHHAQQTLGQDGSYADFVEAMLMHEYAARQQRSQQVLMKLSGLPQVKTLEGYDFNYALGAPKSQVVELFNLSFIPRAENVVFLGASGVGKTHLSMALGYKAIMNNIKTKFITAADLMLQLSTAYQQGKLKSYMQRVILAPKLLIIDEIGYLPFGREEANLFFNVIAKRYEKGSTILTSNLPFSQWAKSFADDVTLTAAMLDRLLHHCNVVQISGESYRLKDKKRIGIQPQVET, from the coding sequence ATGAATCTGCAATACGAACGTATAGAGCAGCTTTGCCAAAAGCTCAATCTACCCGCCATCGCATCACAATGGTCACATCATGCACAACAAACATTAGGTCAGGATGGAAGTTATGCTGACTTTGTTGAAGCCATGCTGATGCATGAATATGCTGCTAGGCAACAGCGTAGTCAGCAGGTATTAATGAAACTTTCAGGGCTGCCTCAAGTGAAAACGCTGGAAGGCTACGATTTTAATTATGCACTGGGTGCTCCCAAATCACAGGTGGTTGAGTTGTTCAACCTGAGCTTTATCCCGAGAGCAGAAAATGTGGTGTTTCTTGGTGCTAGTGGTGTTGGAAAAACGCATTTATCCATGGCATTGGGCTATAAGGCCATCATGAACAATATCAAAACCAAGTTTATTACCGCTGCTGATCTCATGCTGCAACTTAGTACAGCCTATCAGCAAGGTAAATTGAAAAGCTATATGCAGCGCGTGATACTCGCCCCGAAATTACTGATTATCGATGAAATTGGTTATTTGCCCTTTGGGCGTGAAGAAGCGAATCTGTTCTTTAACGTGATTGCCAAGCGTTATGAAAAAGGCAGTACGATATTGACGAGTAACTTACCATTTAGCCAGTGGGCAAAATCCTTTGCAGATGATGTGACATTGACTGCTGCAATGTTAGATCGGTTACTGCATCATTGTAATGTCGTACAAATATCAGGTGAGAGTTATCGTTTGAAGGATAAAAAAAGAATTGGGATTCAGCCTCAGGTTGAAACTTAA
- a CDS encoding acetyltransferase translates to MKEIIIIGAGGHAIEIAWLASRCKRKVKGFLDDTLEKQGKCFSNIPVLGKIEERKKYLECEFIIAIGNPRARNKIVDYFFSDEHYSFATLIDPTCILGENIKVGEGSMICAGTILTINVDIGNHCIVNINSTLSHGVKLDDYVTIAPNVSISGDVCLKQLVEIGANSSIREKVTIYDGAMVGMGTVVIKDIEENHTVVGNPSRIIKILN, encoded by the coding sequence GTGAAAGAAATTATTATTATTGGTGCGGGTGGTCATGCAATTGAGATTGCGTGGCTCGCTAGTCGATGTAAGCGTAAAGTTAAGGGCTTTCTCGATGATACTTTGGAAAAACAAGGTAAATGTTTTTCTAATATTCCTGTATTGGGAAAGATTGAAGAGAGAAAAAAATATTTAGAATGTGAGTTTATTATTGCGATTGGAAATCCTAGAGCAAGAAATAAAATTGTCGACTATTTCTTTTCTGACGAGCATTATTCTTTTGCGACATTAATAGATCCTACTTGTATTTTAGGAGAAAATATTAAAGTAGGGGAAGGTAGTATGATTTGTGCTGGCACTATTCTGACTATCAATGTAGATATAGGGAATCATTGTATTGTAAATATTAACTCAACATTATCACATGGTGTAAAACTTGATGATTATGTAACTATCGCACCAAATGTATCCATATCTGGTGATGTCTGCTTAAAACAATTAGTTGAGATAGGAGCTAATTCTTCTATTCGAGAAAAGGTTACAATATATGATGGGGCTATGGTTGGAATGGGAACAGTAGTAATTAAGGATATTGAAGAAAATCATACTGTTGTCGGTAATCCAAGTCGAATAATTAAGATTTTAAATTAG
- a CDS encoding glycosyltransferase family 2 protein — protein MNILVSVCVVTYNQERFIEDNLRSLLAQKTNFSYEIVIGDDSSTDSTREIIERLYKEYSNIIVPIFHEKNIGPIGNIKSVYKKARGKYIYHLDGDDLALPNKLQRQFDIMELNPDGTICTHDMKYVNAQGDYLKSWTHFEGKFNLDYLYLNLPFFAHSSKMFRNDFKLEYLNELHPQALDIEIHIAQAKKGNIYHINEELGEYRVDVGISKIGKKINPILPKGLIRAYEKAIFEEKNEIRINELKRVYAKTMLQYARQFYLTNSDYEVFCMLVKKSLSIKFYTLRQLNYYLLMLLPRKIIYNRK, from the coding sequence ATGAATATATTGGTTTCTGTGTGTGTAGTGACTTATAATCAGGAAAGATTCATTGAGGATAATCTTAGAAGTCTACTTGCACAAAAGACAAATTTTAGTTATGAAATTGTCATAGGGGATGATAGCTCTACTGATTCTACACGTGAAATTATAGAGCGATTATATAAGGAATATTCTAATATTATAGTTCCCATTTTTCATGAAAAGAATATAGGTCCTATAGGAAATATTAAATCTGTATACAAAAAAGCTAGGGGTAAATATATTTATCATTTGGATGGGGATGACTTAGCTTTGCCGAATAAATTGCAACGACAATTTGATATTATGGAGCTTAATCCCGACGGTACTATATGTACACATGATATGAAATATGTGAATGCTCAAGGCGACTACTTAAAATCTTGGACACACTTTGAAGGAAAGTTTAATTTAGATTATTTATATTTGAATTTACCTTTTTTTGCACATTCTTCTAAAATGTTTAGAAATGACTTTAAACTTGAATATTTAAATGAGTTACATCCTCAAGCATTGGATATTGAAATACATATTGCTCAAGCTAAGAAGGGAAATATTTACCATATTAATGAAGAGCTTGGAGAGTATCGAGTTGATGTGGGAATAAGTAAGATTGGGAAAAAAATTAATCCAATTTTACCTAAAGGCTTAATTAGAGCTTATGAAAAAGCCATATTTGAGGAAAAAAATGAAATTAGAATAAATGAATTAAAAAGGGTTTACGCAAAAACAATGCTTCAATATGCCCGTCAATTTTATTTAACAAACAGTGACTATGAAGTTTTTTGTATGTTGGTAAAAAAGTCCTTAAGTATAAAATTTTATACTCTTAGACAACTTAATTATTACTTACTCATGTTGTTACCAAGGAAGATCATTTACAATAGGAAATAA
- a CDS encoding acyltransferase family protein, with protein sequence MSIRYNPVIDGLRALAVLLVIFNHIGIHLFSGGFIGVDIFFVISGYLITSIIYKDMKLGNFSIGSFYKKRVIRLAPAFFTVLTVVSIISWFSMLPHELAEYAKSAVYSTFLMANVYMRKEVGGYFSTSVEEVPLLHLWSLGVEEQFYLFWPLLLLMLIRKTNPKWMLWIIIGLIIASVFYAEQQILKNAGKAYYRMPVRACEMFLGALISFLPVIRIKDILAKLLIYLATISLCITAILFNEETKFPGLNALIPCLLTASIIYFSQTLQQQTILSSSAFLWIGKISYPMYLWHWTIIAFLNIYLINIDFYIQVSIILLTIALAWLTYIYCEKPARKWVKISNKKVLCIGFLLPSLSFASMSGFIQINNGLPGRFEPIISQQVEALQSAAHFVRKECHDAPKDRSILPEASLCSFGERDKANIDLLVLGDSHANSLIGALEVWAKAAGMRGYDPTQSTSLYLPGVALYERKTGDTYVEFSSFKVRNESLTSHLASNHYPIIVVSGYFSTYLSEKVKLDDGTGRSNEEIFVESFKKGLDNIYQSTDRVILIHDVPELFDLQANCNTRVNMLKLNHACTTDVQSLYSRDKRFLQILDRIKVGYSNLEIVNLNSIICDELVCQSHLNNIPLYRDKDLNHLSFIGASILGKEYLRLKGNPLIIQ encoded by the coding sequence ATGAGTATTAGATATAATCCAGTAATTGATGGATTGAGGGCACTTGCTGTATTGCTGGTGATTTTCAACCATATCGGGATACATTTATTTTCTGGAGGGTTTATCGGGGTTGATATTTTCTTTGTAATTTCAGGTTATTTGATTACTTCAATTATTTATAAAGACATGAAATTAGGGAATTTTTCAATAGGGAGCTTTTATAAAAAACGGGTGATTAGACTGGCACCAGCATTTTTTACTGTATTGACAGTAGTATCAATAATTAGCTGGTTTAGTATGTTGCCACATGAATTGGCTGAATATGCAAAGAGTGCTGTATATTCAACTTTCCTGATGGCAAATGTCTATATGCGCAAGGAGGTTGGAGGATATTTCTCCACTAGTGTTGAGGAAGTACCTTTATTACATTTATGGTCTTTAGGAGTAGAAGAACAGTTTTATCTATTCTGGCCCTTATTATTGTTGATGCTAATAAGGAAAACTAATCCTAAATGGATGCTCTGGATTATTATTGGATTAATTATTGCTTCAGTTTTTTATGCTGAACAGCAAATTTTGAAAAATGCTGGTAAAGCATATTATCGGATGCCTGTTCGCGCATGTGAAATGTTTTTAGGAGCGCTGATTAGTTTTCTACCTGTAATTCGTATCAAAGATATTTTAGCCAAATTATTAATTTATCTAGCAACAATTTCACTTTGTATTACAGCCATTCTTTTTAATGAAGAGACTAAATTTCCAGGCTTGAATGCTCTGATCCCATGTTTATTAACAGCTAGTATTATTTATTTTAGTCAGACTTTACAACAGCAAACTATTTTATCTAGTTCAGCCTTTTTATGGATTGGTAAAATTTCCTATCCTATGTATCTTTGGCATTGGACTATTATTGCATTTCTTAATATATATTTGATTAATATAGATTTTTATATTCAAGTTTCTATTATTTTGCTCACTATAGCATTAGCTTGGTTAACTTATATTTATTGTGAAAAGCCAGCTAGAAAATGGGTAAAGATATCTAATAAGAAAGTTCTATGTATCGGATTCTTATTGCCTAGCCTTAGTTTTGCAAGTATGTCCGGTTTTATTCAAATTAATAATGGTCTTCCCGGACGATTTGAGCCTATCATCAGTCAGCAAGTTGAAGCTCTTCAGTCTGCGGCACATTTTGTTCGAAAAGAATGTCACGATGCCCCAAAAGATCGTTCTATTTTACCAGAAGCATCACTATGTAGTTTTGGAGAACGCGATAAGGCTAATATTGATCTTTTAGTATTAGGTGATTCTCATGCTAATAGTTTGATTGGTGCACTTGAAGTTTGGGCCAAGGCTGCAGGTATGAGAGGATATGATCCGACCCAAAGTACCAGTTTGTATTTACCTGGGGTTGCTCTGTATGAGAGAAAAACTGGAGACACATATGTAGAGTTTTCATCATTTAAAGTCAGGAATGAGAGCTTAACTTCACATTTAGCATCCAATCACTATCCAATTATCGTTGTATCAGGATACTTTTCGACCTATTTGAGTGAGAAGGTTAAACTTGATGATGGTACAGGAAGATCGAACGAAGAAATTTTTGTAGAAAGCTTTAAAAAAGGTTTAGATAATATTTATCAGTCAACTGATAGGGTTATCCTTATTCACGATGTACCAGAGTTATTTGACTTACAAGCAAACTGTAATACTCGCGTTAATATGCTTAAATTAAACCATGCCTGTACTACAGATGTGCAAAGCTTATACTCACGGGATAAACGATTCCTTCAAATTTTGGACAGAATAAAAGTAGGTTATTCAAATCTGGAAATTGTAAATCTAAATTCTATTATTTGTGATGAATTGGTTTGCCAAAGTCATTTAAATAATATCCCATTATATAGGGATAAAGACCTGAATCATTTATCCTTTATAGGAGCATCAATATTAGGTAAAGAGTATCTACGATTAAAAGGGAATCCGTTGATAATTCAATAA
- the aspS gene encoding aspartate--tRNA ligase yields MMRTHYCGSLTEAQIDQTVTLCGWVHRRRDHGGVIFLDMRDRDGLVQVVIDPDTPEAFATADKSRSEFVLKITGRVRRRYAGTENANITSGQIEVLGKEIEVLAASETPPFPLNDENTNISEEVRLKYRFLDIRRPEMLDRLRFRSKLTNLIRNYFEDNGFLDVETPILTRATPEGARDYLVPSRVSNGSFYALPQSPQLFKQLLMVGGIDRYYQIAKCFRDEDLRADRQPEFTQIDVETSFMSDDDIMDLMERLTVKMFKELLDVQFEKFPRMTYADAMRDYASDKPDLRIPLKLVDVADLMQDVEFKVFAGPAKDPKGRIVALRVPGAGSLPRSAIDEYTKFVGIYGARGLAYIKVNELEKGIEGLQSPIVKFIEPIVLDLLKRVGAENGDIVFFGADKAKIVNDAMGALRVKIGHDMKLATCEWAPLWVVDFPMFEETDDGKWTSVHHPFTLPKSSVEEVKNNPGAALSVAYDMVLNGTEIGGGSLRIYNLEMQKAIFEALGISEEEAEEKFSFLLNALKFGAPPHGGLAFGLDRLVMLMTGASSIRDVIAFPKTKTAECPLTQAPAPVEATQLRDLGIRLREKPKAEEAR; encoded by the coding sequence ATGATGCGAACTCATTACTGCGGTTCTTTAACCGAAGCTCAAATTGACCAAACCGTAACATTATGCGGTTGGGTTCACCGTCGCCGTGACCACGGTGGTGTAATCTTCCTTGACATGCGTGACCGTGATGGTCTTGTTCAAGTGGTTATCGATCCAGATACCCCTGAGGCATTCGCAACTGCAGACAAATCACGTTCAGAATTCGTATTAAAAATTACAGGCCGCGTACGTCGTCGTTATGCAGGTACTGAAAACGCGAATATCACTAGCGGTCAAATCGAAGTTCTTGGTAAAGAAATCGAAGTTCTTGCTGCGTCTGAAACTCCACCATTCCCATTGAATGACGAAAACACAAATATTTCTGAAGAAGTACGTTTAAAATACCGTTTCTTGGACATTCGTCGTCCAGAAATGCTAGATCGTTTACGTTTCCGCTCTAAACTGACTAACCTGATTCGTAACTACTTCGAAGACAATGGTTTCTTGGACGTTGAAACACCAATTTTGACTCGTGCAACACCAGAAGGTGCACGTGATTATTTAGTACCAAGTCGTGTTTCTAACGGTAGTTTCTACGCACTTCCACAATCTCCACAGCTATTCAAACAGTTGTTGATGGTGGGTGGTATTGATCGTTACTACCAAATCGCTAAATGTTTCCGTGATGAAGACTTGCGTGCTGACCGTCAGCCTGAATTCACCCAAATCGACGTTGAAACATCGTTCATGAGTGACGATGACATTATGGATTTGATGGAACGTTTAACTGTTAAGATGTTCAAAGAACTTCTAGACGTTCAATTCGAAAAATTCCCACGTATGACTTATGCAGATGCAATGCGTGACTATGCATCTGACAAGCCTGACTTACGTATTCCATTGAAACTTGTTGACGTTGCAGACTTAATGCAAGACGTTGAGTTCAAAGTATTCGCAGGTCCTGCAAAAGATCCTAAAGGCCGTATCGTTGCGCTTCGTGTACCAGGTGCTGGCTCTCTTCCACGTAGTGCGATCGATGAATACACTAAATTCGTAGGCATCTATGGTGCACGTGGTTTGGCTTACATCAAAGTCAACGAACTTGAAAAAGGCATCGAAGGTCTTCAATCTCCAATCGTGAAATTCATCGAGCCAATCGTGCTTGATCTATTGAAACGTGTTGGCGCTGAAAATGGCGACATCGTATTCTTCGGTGCAGACAAAGCGAAAATCGTAAATGATGCGATGGGTGCACTTCGTGTGAAAATTGGTCATGACATGAAGCTTGCAACTTGTGAGTGGGCACCACTTTGGGTTGTTGACTTCCCGATGTTCGAAGAAACTGACGATGGCAAATGGACTTCTGTGCATCACCCATTCACACTGCCTAAATCAAGCGTTGAAGAAGTGAAGAACAATCCAGGTGCTGCATTGTCTGTTGCTTACGATATGGTATTGAACGGTACTGAAATCGGTGGTGGTTCACTGCGTATTTATAACCTAGAAATGCAAAAAGCGATCTTTGAAGCGCTTGGTATTTCTGAAGAAGAAGCAGAAGAGAAATTCAGCTTCTTATTAAATGCATTGAAATTCGGTGCACCTCCTCACGGTGGTTTAGCATTCGGTCTTGACCGTCTGGTGATGTTGATGACAGGTGCATCTTCAATCCGTGACGTGATTGCATTCCCGAAAACCAAAACTGCTGAATGTCCGTTGACTCAAGCACCTGCACCAGTTGAAGCAACTCAATTGCGTGATTTAGGTATTCGTTTACGTGAAAAACCAAAAGCAGAAGAAGCTAGATAA
- a CDS encoding glycosyltransferase produces the protein MSKILFIIDHLGCGGAEKITLQLAEYLAKQDHIIYLAVLNGQRNHYHCSSLVHYTDLQITESFAYGKMWKNKTLTHYEKQKIDQLLAYGFDLIITGYNNGHWLAPYLKGNVWHWIHGDLLEIRRFNNPLKQLKEHIRFLKNKRKFSKLFRNRNLITVNRDLENKARTYSNPNSIKTIANGVNIPFKYLNRYPITEKKWDVIFVGRLVPIKQVDHAITAFSMSNTNGRMAIVGDGTERQKLEELTKELKIADRVDFLGWVDNPYKFISESKCLILTSQYESFGLVLAESITLNTPVIAYNCSSGVEDIFHLQKNMKKYLIQHNDINMLSNKIQNCIKSPYAIHKETKEILHIKNMASSFLSII, from the coding sequence ATGTCAAAAATCCTGTTTATTATCGACCACTTAGGCTGTGGAGGCGCAGAAAAGATTACACTGCAACTTGCTGAATATCTGGCAAAACAAGATCATATTATTTATTTAGCTGTTCTTAATGGACAACGTAATCATTATCATTGTTCTTCCCTTGTCCACTATACGGATCTGCAAATAACTGAATCCTTTGCTTATGGCAAAATGTGGAAAAATAAAACACTAACACACTATGAAAAACAAAAAATTGATCAACTCCTAGCTTATGGTTTCGACCTAATAATAACTGGATATAATAATGGCCATTGGCTCGCACCATATCTAAAAGGTAATGTTTGGCACTGGATTCACGGAGATTTACTCGAAATTAGAAGGTTTAATAATCCCCTCAAACAACTTAAAGAACATATTCGTTTTTTAAAAAATAAACGAAAATTTTCTAAATTATTTCGTAACCGGAATTTAATTACTGTAAACCGTGATTTAGAAAATAAAGCTAGGACATATTCCAATCCAAATTCCATTAAAACGATTGCGAATGGTGTAAATATTCCATTCAAATACCTTAATCGATATCCAATAACAGAAAAAAAATGGGATGTTATTTTTGTTGGAAGATTAGTTCCTATCAAACAAGTAGATCATGCGATCACAGCTTTTTCTATGTCTAATACAAATGGCAGAATGGCAATTGTTGGTGATGGCACAGAAAGACAAAAACTAGAAGAGTTGACCAAAGAATTAAAAATAGCCGATCGAGTTGATTTTTTAGGTTGGGTTGATAACCCTTATAAATTCATATCCGAATCAAAATGTCTGATATTAACATCGCAATACGAATCATTCGGATTAGTGCTTGCAGAAAGTATCACTTTAAACACACCCGTAATTGCTTATAATTGTTCTTCGGGCGTAGAAGACATATTTCACCTTCAAAAAAATATGAAAAAATATTTAATCCAACACAATGATATCAACATGCTTTCCAATAAAATACAAAATTGTATTAAGTCTCCTTATGCTATTCATAAAGAAACCAAAGAAATCTTACACATTAAAAATATGGCCTCTAGTTTTTTGTCAATTATATAA
- a CDS encoding DUF4184 family protein, with the protein MPFTLSHAVLAPPLSKLTGHRLPVAALAIGCMVPDLYRLFTQASSNITHLWSSIIHPNLWIGLGFCLLWYAIYRPVVYRFVGIQHELDIHNVVSAIKFICATCIALILGIATHLIWDGLTHADFRTFAFRDFLAQPVAILGYYFPMHRMLQLGTSALALPFIGWMIWCYYHTYQQYLPVNKKVRTFAWGLLSITFVMGMLSVWDYSRHIPTEIWQSDLYYFTGRAINEFSQWALLVFTLGCILFLFLDRQHRMG; encoded by the coding sequence ATGCCCTTTACTTTATCTCATGCAGTACTTGCTCCTCCACTCTCCAAATTAACAGGGCATCGCTTGCCTGTAGCCGCATTGGCGATTGGCTGTATGGTGCCGGATTTATATCGGTTGTTTACTCAGGCATCATCTAATATCACTCATCTATGGTCTTCGATCATTCATCCTAATCTATGGATCGGCCTAGGTTTCTGTCTACTCTGGTATGCCATCTACCGTCCTGTAGTTTACCGCTTTGTCGGTATCCAGCATGAACTCGATATACATAATGTAGTTTCAGCAATCAAATTTATTTGTGCAACCTGTATTGCTTTGATTCTAGGTATTGCTACTCACCTCATCTGGGATGGACTCACTCATGCGGATTTTCGGACTTTTGCCTTTCGGGATTTTCTAGCCCAACCAGTTGCAATACTTGGATATTATTTCCCAATGCATCGCATGCTCCAGCTCGGAACTTCTGCTTTAGCGCTGCCTTTTATTGGCTGGATGATATGGTGTTATTACCATACTTATCAGCAATATTTGCCAGTGAATAAAAAGGTTAGAACCTTTGCCTGGGGCCTACTCAGTATTACCTTTGTTATGGGCATGCTTTCTGTTTGGGATTACTCCAGACATATTCCTACTGAGATTTGGCAGTCTGATCTGTATTATTTTACTGGTCGTGCTATCAACGAATTCAGTCAATGGGCTCTATTAGTTTTTACACTGGGTTGCATCCTATTTTTATTTCTGGATCGCCAGCACCGCATGGGCTAA
- a CDS encoding DegT/DnrJ/EryC1/StrS family aminotransferase: protein MTCIARPDVDQDNYAYFPIIVKENYPLSRDELFEKFKENNIFARKYFYPIMSDLDIYANFRSDVQKAKQLSESVLCLPMYPTLSLDQCELIVDIMKGN, encoded by the coding sequence ATTACCTGTATAGCACGTCCTGATGTAGATCAAGATAACTATGCGTACTTCCCAATTATTGTGAAAGAAAACTATCCTTTAAGTCGTGATGAGTTATTTGAAAAATTTAAAGAAAATAATATTTTTGCTCGAAAATACTTTTATCCGATTATGAGTGATTTAGATATTTATGCAAATTTTAGATCTGATGTACAAAAAGCAAAACAGTTATCCGAATCAGTCTTGTGTTTACCTATGTACCCAACTTTATCATTGGATCAATGTGAATTGATTGTAGATATCATGAAAGGGAACTAG
- the istA gene encoding IS21 family transposase, whose amino-acid sequence MLTLEQAVTIQILHQQGLSIKGISRELGVSRNTVRKYLRHKETPQYRRTQPRTSILDPYKPYLLQRVNAAHPEWIPAVVLYQEILRFGYPGKIRILRQYLATLKPVAKPEPVIRFETQPGQQMQVDFTTIRRNNTTLKAFVATLGYSRATFVKFYDHERTEAWIDGLENAFQFFGGVPQEILFDNAKTIMIERDAYQEGQHKWNPKLLDCAKNYGFRPRVCKPYRAQTKGKVERFNSYLKSSFIVPLKATLKTAGLTLDVVTANAHIGRWLHETANQRIHATTQAKPVIRLQQEQERFAPLPQSNTVSGTVPIAAAQHVMPYESLQHPLSVYDQLLGAS is encoded by the coding sequence ATGTTAACTTTGGAGCAAGCAGTGACAATCCAAATTCTTCATCAACAAGGTCTATCTATTAAAGGGATCAGTCGTGAACTTGGGGTGTCCCGAAATACTGTGCGTAAATATTTACGGCACAAGGAAACACCTCAGTATCGGCGTACACAACCTAGAACTAGTATTCTTGATCCATATAAACCCTATTTACTCCAACGTGTAAATGCAGCACATCCTGAATGGATTCCTGCCGTTGTGCTCTACCAGGAAATTTTAAGGTTTGGATATCCAGGAAAGATCAGGATATTGAGGCAATATCTTGCAACATTAAAACCAGTCGCCAAACCGGAACCCGTTATTCGTTTTGAAACTCAACCTGGCCAACAAATGCAGGTTGACTTCACCACGATTCGACGCAACAACACGACTTTAAAAGCATTTGTAGCCACATTGGGTTACTCCAGAGCAACCTTTGTCAAATTTTATGATCACGAACGCACTGAAGCATGGATTGATGGATTGGAAAATGCATTCCAATTCTTTGGCGGAGTGCCTCAGGAAATCCTGTTTGATAATGCCAAAACTATTATGATTGAGCGGGATGCTTATCAAGAGGGGCAGCATAAATGGAACCCCAAACTGCTCGACTGTGCCAAGAATTATGGCTTTCGCCCCCGCGTATGTAAGCCCTACCGTGCACAAACCAAAGGTAAAGTTGAACGTTTTAACAGCTATCTAAAATCCAGTTTTATTGTGCCATTGAAGGCAACTTTAAAGACTGCAGGATTGACTTTAGATGTGGTGACCGCCAACGCACATATTGGTCGATGGCTACATGAAACAGCCAATCAGCGAATCCATGCCACCACACAAGCAAAACCGGTTATTCGTCTGCAGCAGGAGCAGGAAAGATTTGCGCCATTACCGCAATCAAATACGGTTTCCGGCACTGTGCCTATTGCAGCGGCACAGCATGTAATGCCCTACGAAAGTCTGCAGCATCCATTATCAGTCTATGACCAATTGCTGGGAGCTTCATGA